Proteins encoded together in one Drosophila albomicans strain 15112-1751.03 chromosome 2R, ASM965048v2, whole genome shotgun sequence window:
- the LOC117575090 gene encoding transcription factor E2f1, producing MSKYLTTTAAPNSHSNNNSSTQRQQQLYGVGGGNSQVVRKLSYELLGNNNNNNSSHNNNNNNIVIKNEKLLDIDYEQHAGGNHNDNSSNSGVGVAAHLRDHVYISLSKGATTTSTVIAEATSTHQHPQHPQQQQHRSGGASKTNDITQYYKVKRRAHGVTHEIHPKKQAKQSDQHQTVTYNSKQQQQRYHHHQQQHQQQQYEVEHDDDDDETTTSKPAGNGSSAHHSHAQFARTASQHQSTASQQQQQHHHQQQASLVTSSSSAASTGGGGGGGGGGGDRNRADTSLGILTKKFVDLLQESPDGVVDLNDASNRLSVQKRRIYDITNVLEGIGILEKKSKNNIQWRGGQSLVSNERSRHLEAENERLEQRENEVNTLIDQMRSELADISGEVENISGMAYVTQNDLLNVDLFKDQIVIVIKAPPEARLGFSDPKEPREIFVKSENGEEINVFLCHDNSPENSPISPGSGPDSGYAPSGSLAGSSGLRTATSTRLQHLTNQRLNDPLFNNIDAMSTKGLGHTPYRVSAQRNLSKSIEAAAKQSQPEYNNICDIGGVKYELTSPQQQQQQSSTNHVADDDDDDDVDEELNQLVPTLTSPVVRSSGHHQHHQQQHQQQHHHHPHQQHQQPNTIQQLFSSLTKSPTPTTTTTTTTRRRGNNNNTLNSHNNNNTNNSSSSNNSQPPNSNSSYNQQPQQRRSDVPMYNCAMEGATAPFTVNSNSNSGSNHSNNSSAMGSLQMQFAAVAGNDNSNNGGLGLTATYGDISGAGANVAHHQQQQQQQQQQQEYTHHSRNYRLLPPGVADCDADSDGSNAALQGLDALFSDIDTDYFNNDAFVPIVPPDDNEYPYALNANEGIDRLFDFSSDAFGP from the exons ATGTCGAAATATTTAACAACCACCGCCGCGcccaacagccacagcaataacaacagcagcacacaaCGTCAACAGCAACTTTATGGAGTTGGTGGCGGCAATTCGCAGGTGGTACGAAAGCTCAGCTATGAGCTgctgggcaacaacaacaacaataacagcagtcacaacaataacaataataatattgtgatcaaaaatgaaaagctgCTGGACATTGATTACGAGCAACACGCTGGTGGCAACCACAAcgataacagcagcaacagcggcgtTGGCGTCGCTGCACACCTGCGAGATCACGTCTACATAAGTCTGAGCAAgggcgcaacaacaacatccacaGTTATTGCCGAAGCAACGAGCACACATCAACATCCACAAcatccacagcagcaacagcatcgcaGTGGCGgtgcaagcaaaacaaatgataTCACACAATACTACAAG GTCAAGCGCCGGGCGCACGGAGTCACCCACGAGATCCACCCGAAGAAACAGGCCAAACAAAGCGATCAGCATCAAACGGTCACctacaacagcaaacagcagcaacagcgctaccaccaccaccaacagcagcatcagcagcagcaatacgAAGTCGaacacgacgacgacgacgatgagacgacgacgagcaAACCGGCCGGCAACGGATCTTCTGCTCATCACTCGCATGCTCAGTTTGCGCGAACAGCGTCTCAGCATCAGTCGACggcgtcgcagcagcagcaacagcatcatcatcagcaacaggcATCGTTAGTCACATCGTCGTCATCGGCGGCATCAActggaggtggaggtggtggtggaggaggaggcggtgATCGCAATCGGGCAGACACCTCGTTGGGTATATTGACGAAAAAGTTTGTGGATCTGCTGCAGGAGTCACCGGATGGTGTTGTTGATCTGAACGATGCCTCGAATCGTTTGTCCGTGCAGAAGCGACGCATCTACGACATTACGAATGTGCTCGAGGGCATTGGCATCTTGGAGAAGAAGTCCAAGAACAACATTCAATGGCGCGGCGGTCAATCGTTGGTCAGCAACGAGCGTTCCCGTCACCTCGAAGCGGAAAACGAGCGACTCGAGCAGCGTGAAAATGAGGTCAACACGCTTATCGATCAGATGCGCAGCGAGCTGGCCGATATATCGGGTGAGGTGGAGAATATCAGTGGCATGGCCTATGTAACGCAGAATGATCTGCTCAATGTGGATCTGTTTAAAGATCAGATTGTGATAGTGATCAAGGCGCCGCCAGAGGCCAGACTTGGG TTCTCAGATCCAAAGGAGCCGCGTGAGATTTTCGTCAAGTCGGAGAATGGCGAGGAGATAAATGTGTTTCTGTGCCACGACAACTCGCCGGAGAATTCACCGATTTCCCCTGGCTCTGGACCCGATTCGGGTTATGCGCCATCTGGCTCATTGGCGGGCAGCAGCGGCCTGCggacggcgacgtcgacgcgACTGCAACACCTGACCAATCAGCGGCTCAACGATCCGCTGTTCAACAACATTGATGCCATGAGCACCAAGGGTCTAG GCCATACACCATATCGCGTATCAGCCCAACGCAACCTCAGCAAATCGATTGAGGCGGCGGCCAAGCAATCCCAGCCTGAATATAATAACATTTGTGATATTGGCGGCGTCAAGTATGAACTGACttcgccacagcagcagcaacagcaatcgtCGACGAATCATGTCgccgacgacgatgacgatgatgatgttgacGAGGAGCTAAATCAATTGGTGCCCACGCTGACCAGTCCTGTGGTGCGTAGCAGCGGACATCACCaacaccaccagcagcagcaccaacagcaacatcatcatcatccccatcagcagcatcagcagccgAACACTATTCAGCAGCTTTTCAGCAGTCTAACAAAATCGCCCacgccaacgacgacgacaacaacgacgacaaggcgacgtggcaacaacaacaatacgctTAATagtcataacaacaacaacaccaacaacagcagcagcagcaacaattccCAACcccccaacagcaacagcagctacaatcagcaaccgcagcaacGACGCAGCGATGTACCCATGTATAACTGTGCAATGGAAGGAGCGACTGCGCCCTTTACTgttaacagcaacagtaacagcggcagcaatcacagcaacaactcctCGGCCATGGGCTCGCTGCAGATGCAGTTTGCAGCCGTCGCTggcaatgacaacagcaacaacggtgGCCTTGGCTTAACGGCAACATATGGCGACATCTCTGGCGCTGGCGCCAATGTTgctcatcatcagcagcagcagcagcaacaacagcagcagcaggaataCACGCATCATAGTCGCAACTATCGCTTGTTGCCGCCAGGCGTTGCCGACTGCGACGCTGACAGCGACGGCAGCAATGCTGCGCTGCAAGGCCTCGATGCACTGTTCAGTGATATCGACACGGACT ACTTCAATAACGATGCATTTGTGCCCATCGTTCCACCGGATGACAATGAATATCCATATGCGCTTAACGCTAACGAGGGCATCGATCGCCTTTTTGATTTTAGCTCCGATGCCTTTGGGCCCTAA